In the genome of Nonlabens sp. MB-3u-79, one region contains:
- a CDS encoding M23 family metallopeptidase — protein MRLSVFLSLFIYSLLSAQSPQVHSGAVKTDTGYSYYVTNGEPVSISVKLDLELINLRSSLRTDQIFVIPAHAVNYKILDFTRIKKGRYAYQVTASYLWGDQRELQYDELFNYHLPYAKSASWRVSQGYNGSSTHKNTYAIDFTMPIGTAIHASRSGTVIQVKENEAIGCNALKCLEKANFIRILHKDGTIAEYTHLKQNGSIVKKGDFVKQDDRIAYSGNTGWTTGPHLHFTVYQPCFGKKSKTLPVRFQIGTDVISSLLVENRSYRKP, from the coding sequence ATGCGGTTAAGTGTTTTTTTAAGTTTATTTATTTACTCGTTGCTCTCGGCTCAAAGTCCGCAGGTGCATAGTGGTGCGGTAAAGACGGATACGGGTTATTCTTATTACGTTACTAATGGGGAGCCGGTTTCTATTTCTGTAAAGCTGGACTTAGAACTTATCAACCTTAGATCCAGTCTTAGAACAGATCAAATTTTTGTCATTCCAGCTCATGCTGTGAATTATAAAATTCTCGATTTCACAAGAATTAAGAAAGGAAGGTATGCTTATCAAGTGACGGCTTCCTATTTATGGGGCGATCAACGAGAACTGCAGTATGACGAGCTATTCAACTATCATTTACCTTATGCGAAAAGTGCTTCTTGGCGTGTTTCTCAAGGTTATAATGGCAGCAGTACTCATAAAAACACCTATGCTATAGATTTTACGATGCCTATAGGTACAGCAATTCATGCCTCTCGCAGCGGCACGGTTATTCAAGTCAAGGAGAATGAAGCCATAGGTTGTAACGCTCTTAAATGTTTGGAAAAAGCCAACTTTATTAGAATCCTACATAAAGACGGTACTATTGCCGAGTACACGCATTTAAAACAAAACGGTTCTATAGTGAAGAAAGGCGATTTTGTAAAGCAAGACGATCGTATTGCTTATAGTGGCAATACGGGGTGGACTACAGGGCCACATCTTCATTTTACAGTGTACCAGCCGTGTTTTGGAAAGAAAAGTAAAACGCTGCCTGTTCGATTCCAAATAGGTACTGATGTTATTTCAAGTTTGCTGGTAGAAAATCGCAGTTATCGCAAACCTTAA
- a CDS encoding SulP family inorganic anion transporter, producing MRKIFNNFSKNPKDDILAGITVSLAMIPEVVAFAFVAGIDPLVALSGAFIIGLITALFGGRPGLISGAAGAVAVIFVDLIIKGHERGMLMETPVENMGFYYLFGAVILMGLIQILAGVFKIGKFVRLIPHPVMMGFVNGLAIVIFIAQVKMFTHKKLEVGADGIDKYTSTYMQGTELWIMIGLVALTMAIIWLLPKLTKKIPAALTAILVTTAVVIFSGMDASTVGSYIIEGGGTGLKGELPTPNMELWENLPIGYDTFLFILPYAFLAAAVGLIESLMTMNLVDELTETRGSGNRECVAQGAGNIISGLFGGTGGCGMIGQTVININAGGRGRLSGVMTSVTLLTFLLFTDKLIEQVPIAALIGVMFMMVIETFAWSSFRILGKIPKSDAVVLVIVSVVTVIFDLAIAVFVGVIISALVFAWESAKRIRARKSIKEDGTKVYEIWGPLFFGSVTDFNKKFDPKSDPDKIEIDFIESRVQDHSGIEALRGVANKYLDLGKKIKLTHLSPECKELLMRHNPEFDTIIESSIEDPRYHIATDLLDAEV from the coding sequence ATGCGCAAGATCTTCAATAATTTCAGTAAAAATCCGAAGGACGATATTCTGGCGGGAATCACTGTTTCTCTAGCAATGATACCAGAGGTAGTTGCCTTTGCATTTGTAGCAGGAATAGATCCTTTAGTGGCGCTTTCTGGTGCTTTTATTATTGGTTTGATCACAGCACTTTTCGGTGGTAGACCTGGATTGATTTCAGGAGCTGCTGGAGCAGTGGCCGTTATTTTTGTGGATTTGATCATCAAAGGACATGAGAGAGGAATGTTGATGGAAACACCAGTGGAGAATATGGGTTTTTATTACCTCTTCGGTGCTGTAATTCTTATGGGATTGATCCAGATTTTAGCAGGTGTTTTTAAAATAGGGAAATTTGTACGACTGATTCCGCATCCTGTAATGATGGGATTTGTAAATGGTCTAGCCATTGTCATTTTTATCGCACAGGTAAAAATGTTTACCCATAAAAAACTAGAAGTAGGAGCAGATGGTATAGACAAATACACCTCTACTTACATGCAAGGAACAGAGTTGTGGATCATGATAGGTCTGGTTGCTCTAACCATGGCGATCATATGGTTATTGCCTAAATTAACTAAGAAAATTCCAGCGGCACTTACGGCTATATTAGTGACCACAGCGGTAGTTATTTTTAGTGGTATGGATGCAAGTACGGTAGGTTCTTATATTATAGAAGGTGGAGGAACTGGGCTGAAAGGGGAGCTGCCAACGCCTAATATGGAGCTTTGGGAGAATTTACCTATAGGTTATGATACCTTTTTGTTCATCTTACCCTATGCCTTTCTTGCTGCAGCTGTAGGTCTTATTGAATCATTAATGACCATGAATCTGGTCGATGAATTAACAGAAACTCGAGGTAGTGGTAACCGAGAATGTGTGGCTCAAGGCGCAGGAAACATCATTAGCGGATTGTTTGGTGGGACAGGTGGTTGTGGTATGATAGGTCAGACCGTAATTAATATCAATGCTGGTGGACGTGGTCGTTTATCTGGTGTCATGACGTCAGTGACCTTATTAACCTTTCTATTGTTTACAGATAAGCTCATCGAGCAAGTGCCTATAGCTGCTTTGATAGGTGTGATGTTTATGATGGTTATTGAGACTTTTGCTTGGTCTAGTTTTAGAATTTTAGGCAAAATACCCAAATCAGATGCAGTTGTTTTAGTTATTGTTTCTGTAGTGACTGTTATTTTTGATCTTGCTATAGCTGTATTTGTAGGAGTAATTATTTCGGCATTAGTATTTGCTTGGGAAAGTGCAAAACGCATTAGAGCTCGCAAAAGCATCAAAGAAGATGGAACTAAAGTGTACGAAATTTGGGGGCCGTTATTCTTTGGTTCGGTAACAGATTTTAATAAGAAATTTGATCCTAAAAGCGATCCAGATAAAATAGAAATAGACTTTATTGAATCAAGAGTACAAGATCATTCTGGTATTGAGGCTTTAAGAGGTGTAGCAAATAAATATTTGGATTTAGGAAAAAAAATCAAACTCACGCACTTAAGCCCAGAATGTAAAGAATTACTGATGCGTCATAATCCAGAATTTGATACGATTATAGAAAGCAGTATCGAAGATCCGCGTTATCATATTGCTACAGATTTATTAGACGCAGAAGTTTAG
- a CDS encoding SIR2 family NAD-dependent protein deacylase — translation MKNLVVLSGAGVSAESGISTFRDAGGLWEGHDIMEVASPEGFAANPTLVLDFYNKRRAQLHQVQPNEAHFCIAGLERNYQVHVITQNVDDLHERAGSSQVTHLHGELRKARSTENSYEIQDCNGDINLGDLSPDGSQLRPHIVWFGEEVPAMDQAIEVVSKADVLLIVGTSLQVYPAAGLKDFAPSNTPIYFVDPAPSIDSHGRLQVIKEKAGKGVQMVADLLS, via the coding sequence ATGAAAAATCTAGTCGTCCTCTCTGGAGCTGGCGTCAGCGCCGAAAGTGGTATTTCTACCTTTAGAGATGCTGGCGGTCTCTGGGAAGGGCACGATATTATGGAAGTAGCTTCTCCTGAAGGATTTGCAGCAAACCCAACTTTAGTGCTCGATTTTTACAACAAGCGCCGTGCACAACTGCACCAAGTACAGCCTAATGAAGCGCATTTTTGCATTGCTGGACTGGAACGAAATTACCAAGTGCATGTAATCACACAAAATGTAGATGATCTTCATGAACGCGCTGGGTCTTCTCAAGTAACGCATCTACATGGCGAGTTGAGAAAAGCACGTAGTACTGAGAATAGTTATGAGATTCAAGACTGTAATGGCGACATCAATTTAGGTGATTTAAGTCCCGATGGATCGCAACTGCGCCCACATATTGTATGGTTTGGTGAAGAAGTTCCTGCCATGGATCAAGCTATAGAAGTGGTATCAAAAGCAGATGTGTTGCTCATTGTAGGAACTTCTTTGCAAGTCTATCCAGCGGCTGGACTAAAAGATTTTGCTCCCAGCAACACACCTATTTATTTTGTAGATCCAGCGCCGTCTATAGATTCTCATGGCCGTCTACAGGTAATTAAAGAAAAAGCTGGAAAAGGAGTTCAAATGGTAGCCGATTTACTTTCTTAA
- a CDS encoding ABC transporter ATP-binding protein, with translation MSENVIEVRNIIRDFKLGQEIVHVLKGIDLDIKKGDYVAFMGPSGSGKSTLMNLLGCLDTATAGSYKLNGTDVSSLSDDQLADIRNTEIGFVFQTFNLLPRTTALDNVALPMIYAGMSKKDRVARAKEVLTSVGLADRMDHQPSQLSGGQRQRVAVGRALVNNPSIILADEPTGNLDSKTGVEIMALFEKIHENGNTVIVVTHEEEIAEHAHRVIRLRDGVIESDIRNQPWKS, from the coding sequence ATGAGTGAAAATGTTATCGAAGTACGCAATATTATTCGCGATTTTAAACTAGGTCAAGAAATCGTTCACGTTCTTAAGGGAATAGATTTAGACATCAAAAAAGGAGACTACGTTGCATTTATGGGGCCTTCTGGTTCTGGTAAATCTACTTTAATGAATTTATTAGGCTGTCTAGACACAGCTACTGCAGGTAGTTACAAACTCAATGGTACTGACGTTTCTAGCTTGAGTGATGATCAACTGGCCGATATTAGAAATACAGAAATAGGTTTTGTTTTCCAGACCTTTAACCTCTTACCCAGAACCACAGCCTTAGATAATGTCGCCTTACCTATGATTTATGCAGGAATGTCTAAAAAGGACCGAGTGGCAAGAGCAAAAGAAGTTCTAACTAGTGTAGGACTAGCAGACCGTATGGACCATCAACCCAGCCAGCTTTCTGGTGGACAGCGCCAGCGTGTTGCCGTAGGTAGAGCCCTGGTAAACAATCCGTCTATTATTCTAGCCGATGAACCTACAGGAAATCTAGATTCCAAAACTGGTGTAGAAATTATGGCCCTTTTTGAAAAAATCCATGAAAACGGTAATACAGTTATAGTAGTAACTCACGAAGAAGAAATTGCAGAGCATGCGCATCGAGTGATTAGACTGCGTGATGGCGTTATAGAAAGTGATATAAGAAATCAACCATGGAAATCTTAA
- a CDS encoding acyl-CoA carboxylase subunit beta: MDLDFNKNEDHNKMLLSDLRRKFAQVALGGGKSRIEKLHAKGKMTARERIDYLLDKADDAIEIGAFAGDGMYEEHGGCPSGGVVVKIGYVQGRQVIVVANDATVKAGAWFPITGKKNLRAQEISIENRLPIIYLVDSAGVYLPLQDEIFPDKEHFGRIFRNNAVMSSMGITQIAAVMGSCVAGGAYLPIMSDEALIVDKTGSIFLAGSYLVKAAIGETIDNETLGGATTHCEISGVTDYKAKDDKDALDKIKKIFDKIGASDKAGFNRVEAKKPALDPEGLFGALPRARNAQYDMMELINRMVDADSFEAYKDGYGQTLITGYARMDGWAVGIVANQRKIVKTKKGEMQFGGVIYSDSADKATRFIANCNQKKIPLVFLQDVTGFMVGSKSEHGGIIKDGAKMVNAVSNSVVPKFTVIIGNSYGAGNYAMCGKAYDPRLIVAWPSAELAVMSGNSAAKVLMQIEKASLEKAGKKLTEEEEKALFAKTKDRYDKQVSPYYAASRIWTDAIIDPRDTRKWISMGIKAANHAPITKDFNLGVIQT; this comes from the coding sequence ATGGATTTAGACTTCAATAAAAACGAAGATCACAATAAAATGCTGCTTTCTGACCTGAGAAGAAAGTTTGCCCAAGTAGCTCTAGGTGGAGGTAAAAGCCGCATTGAAAAACTACATGCAAAGGGTAAAATGACGGCTCGTGAACGTATCGACTACCTGCTTGATAAAGCTGATGATGCTATAGAAATAGGAGCCTTTGCTGGAGATGGTATGTATGAAGAACACGGCGGTTGCCCGAGCGGTGGCGTTGTGGTGAAAATCGGATATGTTCAAGGTCGACAAGTTATTGTTGTTGCCAATGATGCAACCGTAAAAGCGGGTGCCTGGTTTCCTATTACAGGAAAGAAAAACCTGCGAGCTCAAGAAATTTCAATAGAAAACAGACTGCCAATTATTTATCTAGTAGATAGTGCAGGAGTTTATTTGCCTTTGCAGGACGAGATCTTTCCAGATAAAGAACACTTCGGCCGTATTTTTAGAAATAATGCCGTGATGAGTAGTATGGGGATCACTCAAATAGCTGCGGTTATGGGTAGTTGTGTTGCCGGTGGAGCTTACCTACCTATCATGAGCGATGAAGCATTGATAGTGGATAAAACAGGAAGTATTTTCTTAGCGGGTTCTTACCTAGTAAAAGCAGCCATAGGAGAAACAATTGACAATGAAACTTTAGGTGGAGCGACAACGCATTGTGAGATCAGTGGTGTGACTGATTACAAAGCAAAGGATGATAAAGACGCATTAGATAAGATCAAAAAGATTTTTGATAAAATAGGTGCTAGTGACAAAGCTGGTTTTAATAGAGTAGAGGCTAAAAAACCAGCGTTAGATCCAGAAGGATTGTTTGGTGCGCTTCCTAGAGCACGCAATGCACAATACGACATGATGGAACTTATTAACCGTATGGTAGACGCAGACTCCTTTGAGGCCTATAAAGACGGTTATGGACAGACGCTCATTACAGGTTATGCTCGTATGGACGGTTGGGCAGTTGGTATTGTAGCTAACCAAAGAAAAATCGTAAAAACAAAGAAAGGTGAAATGCAATTCGGTGGTGTAATTTATAGCGACAGCGCAGATAAAGCAACGAGATTTATAGCCAATTGTAATCAAAAGAAAATTCCTTTAGTATTTTTACAAGATGTTACAGGCTTTATGGTTGGTTCTAAATCAGAACATGGCGGTATTATTAAGGATGGAGCAAAAATGGTGAACGCTGTTTCTAATTCTGTAGTTCCTAAGTTTACGGTTATTATAGGGAATAGCTATGGGGCAGGAAATTATGCGATGTGTGGTAAAGCATATGACCCGAGATTAATAGTTGCATGGCCATCGGCAGAGCTTGCTGTAATGAGTGGTAATAGTGCGGCAAAAGTATTGATGCAAATAGAAAAAGCATCATTAGAAAAAGCAGGAAAAAAACTAACGGAAGAAGAAGAGAAAGCGCTGTTTGCTAAAACTAAAGATAGGTACGATAAGCAAGTATCTCCTTATTACGCAGCTTCTAGAATCTGGACCGATGCGATCATAGACCCTAGAGATACAAGAAAATGGATTTCTATGGGAATAAAAGCGGCAAATCACGCTCCTATTACTAAGGACTTTAACCTTGGTGTTATACAGACTTAA
- the mazG gene encoding nucleoside triphosphate pyrophosphohydrolase: MNNRKEQLAAIDRLLTIMEELREQCPWDKKQTLESLRHLTIEETYELGDAILDKDMEEIPKELGDLLLHIVFYAKIGSETNHFDMASVANGICDKLISRHPHIYGDVKVKDEEEVKANWEALKLKEGKTSVLEGVPKSLPALVKSQRIQDKVAGIGFDWERPEQVKEKLEEELAELQVEVDAGDHDKMEAEFGDVLFSLVNYGKHLGVNPENALERTNKKFIKRFQYLESKAKEIGKELRDMTLAEMDVYWEEAKKV, translated from the coding sequence ATGAATAATAGAAAAGAACAGCTTGCCGCTATAGACCGATTGTTAACCATTATGGAGGAATTGCGGGAGCAATGTCCATGGGATAAAAAGCAAACCTTAGAATCTTTGCGTCACCTGACCATTGAAGAAACTTATGAGCTGGGCGATGCAATTCTAGATAAGGACATGGAAGAGATTCCTAAGGAGTTAGGTGATTTGTTGTTGCACATTGTTTTTTATGCTAAAATAGGTTCAGAGACCAACCACTTCGACATGGCAAGTGTAGCAAATGGTATTTGCGACAAGCTTATCTCCAGGCATCCACATATTTATGGGGATGTAAAAGTGAAGGATGAAGAAGAGGTAAAAGCCAACTGGGAAGCGCTGAAACTGAAGGAAGGGAAAACCAGTGTGTTGGAAGGTGTGCCTAAATCTTTGCCAGCCTTAGTCAAAAGCCAGCGCATCCAAGACAAAGTCGCTGGAATAGGCTTTGATTGGGAACGGCCAGAACAGGTTAAAGAAAAACTAGAGGAAGAACTGGCTGAGTTGCAAGTAGAGGTAGACGCGGGGGATCATGATAAAATGGAAGCCGAATTTGGTGATGTGTTGTTTTCCTTAGTGAACTACGGTAAACATTTAGGAGTGAATCCAGAAAACGCCTTAGAACGCACCAATAAAAAGTTCATCAAACGCTTTCAATACCTAGAGTCCAAAGCTAAAGAAATAGGTAAGGAATTGCGGGATATGACTCTTGCTGAGATGGATGTGTACTGGGAAGAGGCTAAGAAGGTGTAG
- the purB gene encoding adenylosuccinate lyase: MPTALQAISPIDGRYRSKVEPLANYFSESALIRYRVLVEVEYFIALSESGIKQLQPLPEPTQEQLRDLYRKFTDKDAQAIKDIEKVTNHDVKAVEYFLKEQFDLLGLSAHKEFIHFGLTSQDINNTAIPLSIKDAIENVYLPELEEVRDEIYRLSNNWKDIPLLARTHGQPASPTRLGKEFYVFVVRIEEQMNMLEQVKHAAKFGGATGNYNAHHVAFPQVNWQKFGQDFVENSLGLKHSFPTTQIEHYDHMASLFDNLKRINTIFIDLDRDIWTYISMDYFKQKIKAGEIGSSAMPHKVNPIDFENSEGNLGIANALFEHLSAKLPISRLQRDLTDSTVLRNVGVPLAHTIIAFKATLKGLSKLLLNEAKIAQDLENNWAVVAEAIQTILRREAYPNPYEALKELTRTNEKITGKSIANFIETLEISEDIKAEMRVITPSTFTGI; this comes from the coding sequence ATGCCTACTGCTTTACAAGCTATTTCTCCTATCGATGGACGCTACCGTTCTAAAGTCGAGCCCCTTGCCAATTACTTTTCTGAGTCTGCCTTGATACGTTACCGCGTTCTTGTAGAAGTGGAGTATTTTATCGCTTTAAGCGAAAGCGGAATTAAACAACTGCAGCCCCTCCCTGAGCCTACTCAAGAACAATTAAGAGACTTATACCGCAAGTTTACAGATAAGGATGCACAGGCTATCAAGGACATAGAAAAGGTGACCAACCACGATGTCAAAGCCGTAGAATATTTTCTAAAAGAACAATTTGATCTTTTGGGCTTATCGGCTCATAAAGAATTTATCCATTTTGGATTGACTTCACAAGACATCAATAACACGGCTATCCCGCTTTCTATAAAAGATGCCATAGAAAACGTATACCTACCAGAATTAGAGGAAGTACGCGATGAAATCTACCGTCTGTCCAACAACTGGAAGGACATCCCATTGTTAGCTCGCACCCATGGACAGCCAGCTTCTCCTACACGTTTAGGTAAAGAATTCTATGTATTTGTAGTGCGTATAGAAGAGCAAATGAATATGCTGGAACAAGTAAAGCATGCAGCAAAATTTGGTGGAGCAACAGGAAATTACAACGCTCATCATGTGGCATTCCCGCAAGTGAACTGGCAAAAATTTGGTCAGGACTTTGTAGAAAACAGTCTAGGTCTTAAACACAGTTTTCCAACAACTCAAATCGAGCATTACGACCATATGGCATCTCTTTTTGATAACCTAAAGAGAATCAATACCATTTTTATAGATTTAGATAGAGATATCTGGACCTATATATCAATGGATTACTTCAAGCAAAAAATTAAAGCTGGTGAGATAGGTTCTAGCGCAATGCCACATAAAGTGAACCCTATAGATTTTGAAAACTCTGAAGGGAACTTAGGAATTGCAAATGCTCTTTTTGAGCACCTATCTGCAAAATTACCGATCTCTAGATTACAACGCGATTTAACCGATTCTACTGTATTAAGAAATGTAGGAGTGCCATTAGCACATACTATTATTGCCTTTAAAGCCACTTTGAAAGGACTTAGCAAGCTTTTATTAAATGAAGCCAAAATCGCTCAAGACTTAGAGAATAATTGGGCTGTAGTTGCAGAAGCTATTCAAACTATTTTACGTCGTGAGGCTTATCCTAATCCGTATGAAGCTTTAAAAGAACTGACGCGCACTAACGAAAAGATCACTGGAAAAAGCATTGCTAATTTTATTGAAACTTTAGAGATAAGCGAAGACATCAAAGCAGAAATGAGAGTCATCACTCCAAGTACCTTTACGGGTATTTAA
- a CDS encoding adenylosuccinate lyase encodes MTSKDLKQELQNLKAYKQERVRIGEAVVQHQLLPDLIAFCRPESGVSHQACWSLEQSFLLQEEACYPFLKEICELYTRNINSSGKRPLCKISGILTKKYYCNKDNLIKKILHQSMREQIVEGCFQELISTDRTANMAYSVYSLYELGKEFDWIYPELIPVLQQKLQENYGNGFKSSARRILAKIEG; translated from the coding sequence ATGACTTCCAAAGATCTAAAGCAAGAACTTCAAAATCTAAAAGCTTATAAACAAGAGCGTGTACGAATAGGAGAAGCTGTGGTGCAACACCAGTTATTACCAGATTTAATCGCTTTTTGCCGTCCAGAAAGCGGCGTTTCTCACCAAGCATGTTGGAGTCTGGAGCAATCTTTTTTATTACAGGAAGAAGCTTGTTATCCTTTTCTTAAAGAAATATGCGAACTCTACACACGGAATATTAATTCTTCTGGAAAACGTCCCTTGTGTAAAATCTCTGGGATACTGACTAAAAAGTACTACTGCAATAAAGACAACTTAATAAAGAAAATACTGCACCAATCCATGAGAGAACAAATAGTCGAAGGTTGTTTTCAAGAATTGATAAGCACTGATAGAACAGCTAATATGGCTTACTCGGTGTACAGCCTTTATGAATTGGGGAAAGAATTTGATTGGATCTATCCAGAACTCATTCCTGTATTACAGCAAAAACTTCAAGAAAATTACGGAAATGGATTCAAGTCGAGTGCCAGAAGAATCTTGGCAAAAATAGAAGGTTAA
- a CDS encoding O-methyltransferase — protein sequence MFHFIFTYFSHLIKSFHLHGIHSPFVFQLEKKCLRDAGSYVDYVKLSRFRESLHHNNSSLHIEDHGAGSRVFKSNDRTVSQILQHNCSTKKDAQLLYRLCTYFKVNRVLELGTSLGVATHAMATSRPQAQITTVEGSPEVYEFAKKTFEKEGVQQVNLVNATFKKFFKKQNTPSPVYDLIYIDGHHNGAATCSYFESILNQVHNDTVVIFDDIYWSKDMTRAWNQICHHPQVTASVDCFDFGLIFFRKEQKQERFYVKL from the coding sequence TTGTTTCACTTTATATTTACTTATTTTTCTCACCTCATCAAGTCATTTCACTTGCATGGCATACACTCCCCTTTTGTTTTTCAATTGGAAAAAAAGTGTCTTAGAGATGCTGGATCCTATGTGGATTATGTAAAATTATCTCGCTTTCGCGAAAGCTTACACCACAACAACAGCAGCTTACATATAGAAGATCACGGTGCGGGAAGTAGGGTTTTTAAATCTAATGACAGAACGGTAAGCCAAATTCTCCAGCACAATTGCAGTACTAAAAAAGACGCTCAATTGCTGTACCGATTGTGTACTTATTTTAAAGTGAACAGGGTTCTGGAATTAGGCACCTCTTTAGGAGTAGCGACTCATGCTATGGCAACCTCAAGACCTCAAGCACAAATTACGACTGTAGAAGGAAGTCCTGAAGTTTATGAATTTGCAAAAAAAACGTTTGAAAAAGAAGGCGTGCAACAGGTGAATCTTGTGAATGCTACTTTTAAAAAATTCTTTAAAAAACAAAATACTCCTTCTCCTGTTTACGATCTGATTTATATAGATGGCCATCACAATGGTGCCGCTACCTGTTCTTACTTTGAGAGCATTTTGAATCAAGTACATAATGATACGGTCGTGATCTTTGACGACATCTACTGGTCTAAAGACATGACTCGTGCGTGGAATCAAATTTGCCATCATCCACAAGTGACGGCAAGCGTGGACTGTTTTGATTTTGGACTGATTTTCTTTAGAAAAGAACAGAAGCAAGAGCGATTTTATGTGAAGTTGTAA
- a CDS encoding alpha/beta hydrolase, with amino-acid sequence MKFLKRFFKLLFILVMAGYLLICGLLYFYQESLLFFPEKLKAGYRFEFQNDFEERDIVAGSGHIINTLLFKKENSKGVIFYLHGNGGSLRSVGDVSQHFLPLGYDVFMIDYPGYGKSSSVITDQDELFEDIQDVYNDLKKVYSENSIVVLGYSLGTGLAAKLASNNRPDKLVLHAPYYSMTYMMRLNYSYIPTFILKYDLATNIYLKKCKMPVYLFHGVDDGLIPVESSELLSTEFDLPLYKLTDQGHNNLAGNAEALFQLKKVLNN; translated from the coding sequence ATGAAATTTTTAAAGAGATTTTTTAAACTACTATTTATATTAGTAATGGCAGGCTACCTATTGATTTGTGGCCTGCTATACTTTTATCAAGAAAGCCTGCTTTTCTTTCCGGAGAAATTAAAAGCAGGATATCGGTTTGAGTTTCAAAATGATTTTGAAGAAAGGGATATTGTTGCAGGCTCGGGCCATATTATTAATACGCTGTTATTTAAGAAAGAGAATTCAAAAGGAGTTATATTTTATTTGCATGGAAATGGGGGTAGTTTGAGGTCTGTAGGGGATGTTTCTCAGCACTTCTTGCCTTTAGGCTACGATGTTTTTATGATCGATTATCCTGGTTATGGAAAGAGTTCTTCAGTAATTACAGATCAAGATGAGCTTTTTGAAGATATTCAAGATGTTTACAACGACCTTAAAAAAGTATATTCAGAAAACAGCATAGTAGTTTTAGGTTATTCTTTAGGTACTGGCCTTGCGGCAAAGCTTGCCTCTAATAACCGTCCTGATAAATTGGTTTTACATGCTCCTTATTATAGCATGACTTATATGATGCGACTTAATTATTCGTACATACCCACATTTATTTTAAAATACGACCTGGCTACCAATATCTATTTAAAAAAGTGCAAGATGCCCGTATACCTTTTTCATGGAGTTGATGATGGTTTAATTCCTGTAGAATCTTCAGAGCTGTTGAGTACGGAGTTTGATCTTCCTTTATATAAGTTAACCGATCAAGGACATAATAACTTGGCTGGTAATGCGGAGGCTTTATTTCAATTAAAGAAGGTTCTGAATAATTAG
- a CDS encoding YqaE/Pmp3 family membrane protein, with product MNTSTIILNIVAPPVSIFRKRGIDNDLAINILLTMLFFFPGIIHAFYLTSRKNEIL from the coding sequence TTGAATACATCAACTATAATTTTAAATATAGTCGCACCACCGGTAAGCATCTTTAGGAAAAGAGGTATAGACAATGATTTAGCCATAAATATACTGCTCACCATGCTCTTTTTTTTTCCAGGGATTATTCATGCCTTTTATTTGACATCAAGAAAGAATGAGATTCTATAA
- a CDS encoding thioredoxin family protein, with product MRILFIITFSLLLTTASYAQEYVTDATMEETLMAKDDQIKVLYFTAPWCGPCKYMAPVIKSISEDKTIDVTIYKMNTDDNITDDILKVNSIPTYFFIKNGRKLGHSSSVMRRNKMVELIEKHDAMEVKGGLLPYRGKPSKYKIVAGAHENLTKKNIEQLWHNPQELNELSWKIYKNLTTQKDLKCALSLVNRSIELEEKGYNLQTKAHVLYKMKDHKESLKTAQKAKKRAARSGTSTTIIEELIKKLEAE from the coding sequence ATGCGAATTCTATTTATAATTACTTTTTCACTTTTATTAACGACGGCTTCCTACGCACAAGAATATGTAACCGATGCGACAATGGAAGAAACCCTAATGGCAAAGGATGACCAGATCAAAGTCCTCTATTTTACCGCGCCTTGGTGTGGCCCTTGTAAATATATGGCACCAGTTATCAAATCCATTTCAGAAGATAAAACCATAGATGTGACCATCTATAAAATGAATACAGACGATAATATCACAGACGATATTCTTAAAGTCAATTCCATTCCTACTTACTTTTTCATAAAAAACGGTCGTAAATTAGGACATAGCAGCAGTGTCATGCGCCGCAATAAAATGGTCGAATTGATAGAAAAACACGATGCCATGGAGGTGAAAGGAGGCCTTCTACCCTACCGCGGAAAACCTTCTAAATATAAAATCGTAGCAGGTGCCCATGAAAATTTAACCAAAAAAAACATAGAGCAACTGTGGCACAACCCACAAGAATTAAATGAATTGAGCTGGAAGATCTATAAAAATCTAACCACTCAAAAAGACCTCAAATGTGCCCTAAGCCTTGTGAACCGTTCTATTGAGTTGGAAGAAAAAGGTTATAACCTTCAGACTAAGGCACATGTACTTTATAAAATGAAAGATCATAAAGAGTCCTTAAAAACGGCTCAAAAGGCAAAAAAACGAGCTGCTCGTAGCGGCACCTCCACCACGATTATAGAAGAGTTAATTAAAAAATTAGAAGCCGAATAA